The Pseudomonas alkylphenolica genomic sequence ATCCAGGTCATGGAGATGCGGCGGGCATTGGCGATGGACTTGACCGAGTCGGCAGCCATGAAGCGCGCCAGGATGTGCGGCTGGCCAAAGTAGCCCAGGCCCCAGCCCATCAGCGAGATGATGCCGATGAAGGTTGCCCCCTTGAACATGTCGAAGTTGCCAGCACCCTGGGCTTCGATGGCCAGGAAGGTGGTATCGACACCGCCGGTAGCGATCAGCACGATCACCGGGGTCAGGATCAGGGCGAAGATCATCAGCGTCGCCTGGACAGTATCGGTCCAGCTCACCGCCAGGAAGCCACCGACGAAGGTGTAGGCGATAGTGGCAGCAGCACCAGCCCACAGCGCGGTTTCATAGGACATGCCGAAGGTGCTCTCGAACAGACGAGCGCCAGCAACGATGCCGGAAGCGCAGTAGATGGTGAAGAACACCAGGATAACGATGGCAGAGATGATCCGCAGCAGGCCGCTGTGGTCTTCGAAACGGCTGGCGAAATAGTCCGGCAGGGTCAGCGCATCACCATTGTGCTCGGTCTGCACGCGCAGACGGCCAGCAACGAACAACCAGTTCAGGTAGGCACCGACGGTCAGGCCGATGGCAATCCAGGCCTCCGACAGACCCGACATATAGATGGCACCCGGCAGGCCCATCAGCAACCAGCCGCTCATGTCCGAGGCGCCAGCCGAAAGCGCGGTTACCACGCTACCGAGGCTGCGGCCACCGAGGATGTAGTCGGAGAGGTTATTGGTGGAGCGATAGGCCATGAAGCCGATCATCACCATTGCTGCGATGTAGATCACAAAAGTGATCGTGATTGGATTGCTAAAACTCATTGTTGCGCCCTGGCGTTTGTTTTTATGTAGTGACAGCCTCAGAGAGGTTGCACCCAGGCCGCGAATGCTATGCAACAACGCAAAGTAGGTGCAACCTGTTTTTGCAAACAAGTTGCACCTCGTCGGTTTTTTTGCGTAACAGCACCTTTTTGCTCCCTTTCGGAGCAAGAAGCCGCGTTTACAGAAGAAAATGCACCATAAACAGCCATTTTTACTGTGGGGTTTTACCCACCGGACGAGCTGCACTTTTTTCCTACACATTTTGGGTTGCACTAGGTTGCACCCGAAATCGCGCACAGCTAATCTTGGCGCCAGCTTAAGCCACAGCCCTGTGGCAATAATGAGGATAAGAAATGGCGACGACCACCCTTGGGGTCAAACTTGACGACCCAACCCGTGAGCGACTCAAAGCAGCTGCGCAGTCCATTGACCGCACACCGCACTGGTTGATCAAGCAAGCGATCTTCAATTACCTGGAGAAGCTCGAGGGTGGTGCCACCCTGACCGAACTCAACGGTCAGTCGATCATCAATGGCGATGAAGCCGGTGAAATCCTGGGCGATCACAGCCACCAGTGTTTCCTCGAATTTGCCGAAAGCATCCTCCCACAATCAGTACTGCGTTCGGCCATCACTGCCGCCTATCGCCGTCCTGAGCCGGAAGTGGTGCCAATGCTGCTGGAGCAGGCTCGCCTGCCTGCGGCCATGGCCGAGGCTACCAACAAGCTGGCCGCCGGCATCGCCGAAAAACTGCGTAACCAGAAGAGCGCTGGCGGCCGTGCCGGTATCGTCCAGGGCCTGCTGCAGGAATTTTCCCTGTCGTCGCAGGAAGGCGTGGCCCTGATGTGCCTGGCCGAAGCCCTGCTGCGTATCCCGGACAAAGGCACCCGTGATGCCCTGATCCGCGACAAGATCAGCACCGGCAACTGGCAGCCGCACCTGGGCAACAGCCCGTCGCTGTTCGTCAACGCCGCCACCTGGGGCCTGCTGCTGACCGGCAAACTGGTCTCGACCCACAACGAATCCGGCCTCACTTCCTCGCTCAGCCGCATCATCGGCAAGAGCGGCGAGCCGATGATCCGCAAGGGCGTCGACATGGCCATGCGCCTGATGGGCGAGCAGTTCGTCACCGGCGAAACCATCGCCGAAGCCCTGGCCAACGCCAGCAAGTTCGAAGCCAAGGGCTTCCGCTACTCCTACGACATGCTCGGCGAAGCCGCACTGACCGAGCACGACGCACAGAAATACCTGGCCTCCTACGAGCAGGCGATCCACTCGATCGGTAAAGCCTCGCACGGCCGTGGCATCTACGAAGGTCCGGGCATCTCGATCAAGCTCTCGGCCCTGCACCCACGCTACAGCCGCGCCCAGTACGAGCGTGTGATGGACGAGCTGTACCCGCGTCTGCTGTCGCTGACCCTGCTGGCCAAGCAATACGACATCGGCCTGAACATCGACGCCGAGGAAGCCGACCGCCTGGAGCTGTCGCTGGACCTGCTCGAGCGCCTGTGCTTCGAACCACAGCTGACCGGCTGGAACGGTATCGGCTTCGTGATCCAGGCTTACCAGAAGCGCTGCCCGTACGTGATCGACTATGTCATCGACCTGGCCCGCCGCAGCCGTCACCGCCTGATGATCCGTCTGGTGAAGGGCGCCTACTGGGACAGCGAGATCAAGCGCGCCCAGGTTGAAGGCCTGGAAGGCTACCCGGTCTACACCCGCAAGGTGTACACCGACGTCTCCTACATTGCCTGCGCACGCAAGCTGCTGTCGGTACCGGAAGTCATCTACCCACAGTTCGCTACGCACAACGCCCACACCCTGTCGGCCATCTACCATATCGCCGGTCAGAACTACTACCCGGGTCAGTACGAGTTCCAGTGCCTACACGGCATGGGTGAACCGCTGTACGAACAGGTTGTCGGCAAGGTTGCCGATGGCAAGCTGAACCGTCCGTGCCGCGTGTACGCGCCGGTCGGTACCCACGAAACCCTGCTGGCCTACCTGGTTCGCCGCCTGCTGGAAAACGGCGCCAACACCTCGTTCGTCAACCGTATTGCCGACCAGTCGATCTCGATCCAGGAACTGGTTGCCGACCCGGTTGCCACCATCGAGCAGATGGCGACCCAGGAAGGCAACACCGGCCTGCCGCATCCACGCATTCCATTGCCGCGTGACCTGTACGGTGCCGAGCGAGCCAACTCCGCCGGTATCGACATGGCCAACGAGCATCGCCTGGCGTCGCTGTCCTGCGCCCTGCTGGCCACCGCACACAACGACTGGAAAGCCGCACCGATGCTTGGCTGCGCCTCCAGCAACGAAGCCGCTGCGCCGGTGCTGAACCCGTCCGATCACCGTGACGTGGTCGGTCATGTCCAGGAAGCCACGGTTGCCGACGTCGACAATGCCATCCAGTGCGCCCTCAACGCCGCACCGATCTGGCAAGCCACGCCGCCCGCCGAGCGTGCTGCGATCCTCGAGCGCGCCGCCGACCTGATGGAAGCCGAGATCCAGCCGCTGATGGGCCTGCTTGCCCGTGAAGCCGGCAAGACCTTCGCCAACGCCATCGCCGAAGTCCGTGAAGCGGTCGACTTCCTGCGCTACTACGCCGTGCAGGCCCGTAACGACTTCAGCAACGATGCCCACCGCCCGTTGGGCCCAGTGGTCTGCATCAGCCCGTGGAACTTCCCGCTGGCAATCTTCAGCGGCCAGGTCGCCGCAGCCCTGGCAGCCGGTAACCCGGTACTCGCCAAGCCTGCCGAACAAACCCCGCTGGTCGCCGCCCAGGCCGTGCGCCTGCTGCTCGAAGCCGGTATCCCTGAAGGCGTGGTGCAGTTGCTGCCAGGTCGCGGTGAAACCGTCGGTGCGCGCCTGGTCGGTGACGATCGGGTCAAAGGCGTGATGTTCACCGGCTCCACCGAAGTCGCCCGCCTGCTGCAACGCAACATCGCCGGCCGCCTGGATGCCCAGGGCCGTCCGATTCCGCTGATCGCCGAAACCGGTGGCCAGAACGCGATGATCGTCGACTCCTCAGCACTCACCGAACAAGTCGTCATCGACGTCGTTTCCTCGGCTTTCGACAGCGCCGGTCAGCGCTGCTCGGCACTGCGCGTGCTGTGCCTGCAGGAAGACTCGGCCGACCGCGTGATCGAGATGCTCAAGGGCGCCATGGCCGAAAGCCGCCTGGGTAACCCTGAGCGCCTGAACGTGGACATTGGCCCGGTGATCGACGCAGAAGCCAAGGCCGGTATCGAGAAACACATCCAGGGCATGCGCGACAAAGGCCGCTCGGTGTACCAGGTTGCCATCGCCAATGGCGAAGAGATCAAACGTGGCACCTTCGTCATGCCGACCCTGATCGAGCTGGAAAGCTTCGACGAGCTGCAACGCGAGATCTTCGGCCCGGTTCTGCACGTGGTGCGCTACAACCGCAAGAACCTCGACCAGCTGATCGAGCAGATCAACGCTTCCGGTTACGGCCTGACCCTGGGTGTTCACACCCGGATCGACGAAACCATCGCCAAGGTCATCGACACCGTCAACGCCGGTAACGTCTACGTCAACCGCAACATCGTCGGTGCCGTGGTCGGCGTTCAGCCGTTCGGTGGTGAAGGCCTGTCCGGCACCGGTCCGAAAGCCGGTGGCCCGCTGTACCTGTACCGCCTGCTGTCGACCCGTCCGGCCGATGCCATCGAGCAATCGTTCCAGCGCACCGACGCCGGCAACGCCCCGGACACCCGTCTGCGCGACGAGTTGAGCAAGCCACTGCAAGCGCTTAAAGCCTGGGCGGCAAGCAACCAGCTGAACGAGCTGGGTAGCCTCTGCGAACAGTTCGCCAAGCAATCGCAAAGCGGTATCAGCCGCCTGCTGGCCGGCCCGACCGGTGAGCGCAACAGCTACACCATCCTGCCGCGTGAGCATGTGCTGTGCCTGGCTGAAGTCGAGGCCGACCTGCTGACCCAGCTGGCTGCGGTTCTGGCCGTGGGCAGCTCGGCGGTGTGGCCGGAAGGCGAACTGACCAAGACCCTGCGCAACCGTCTGCCGAAAGACGTACAGGCACGCATCAAGCTGGTGGGCGACTGGACCAAGGATGAGGTGGTGTTCGATGCCGTCCTGCACCACGGCCATTCCGACCAGTTGCGCGCAGTCTGCGAGCAAGTGGCCAAGCGTGCCGGTGCCATCGTCGGCGTCCATGGCCTGTCGTCGGGCGAAACCTCGATTGCCCTGGAGCGTCTGGTGATCGAGCGGGCGTTGAGTGTTAACACTGCTGCTGCAGGTGGTAACGCGAGCTTGATGACTATCGGCTGATAGGCATCACTCAATCGCGGGGCAAGCCCGCTCCCACCGGTTTGTGATAAGCCGGTGGGAGCGGGCTTGCCCCGCGATGCTTTCAGGCTGTGGTTTCTTCCGAAGCTGGTTCTACCCTCCTATCACCCAAATCTATTTCACTGTGCAGTGCCTGCCCCCCTGCCTAGACTCGGCGCATCCCCAGACAGGAATGCCGACATGTCCGAGACCCTGCTCAGCGCCCGCAACCTGGCCTTCGAACTCTACGAAGTGCTCGACGCCGAGGCCCTCACCCAACGCCCACGTTTTGCCGAACACAACCGCGAAACCTTCGATGCCGCGTTGAACACGGCGCGGACCATTGCCGAGAAGTACTTCGCGCCACACAACCGCAAGGGCGACGAACACGAGCCGCGTTACGAGAATGGCGAAGCGCTGCTGATCCCCGAGGTCAAACCCGCGATCGATGCCTTCCTCGAAGCCGGTTTCCTCAACGCCACCCGCGACTTCGAGGCCGGCGGCATGCAGTTGCCGACGCTGCTTTCGCAAGCCTGTTTTGCCCATTTCCAGGCGGCCAACGCCGGGACCACGGCGTATCCGTTCCTGACCATGGGCGCCGCCAACCTGATCGAAAGCTTCGGCAGCGATGAGCAGAAACGCCTGTTCCTGCAACCGATGATCGAAGGCCGCTTCTTCGGCACCATGGCCCTGACCGAACCTCACGCAGGTTCATCCCTGGCCGATATCCGCACCCGCGCAGAACCCGCCAGCGACGGCAGCTATCGGCTGCGCGGCAACAAGATATTCATCTCTGGCGGCGACCACCCGTTGTCGGAAAACATCGTGCACATGGTGCTGGCCAAACTGCCGGACGCGCCGCCCGGGGTGAAGGGCATTTCGCTGTTCATCGTGCCCAAGTTCCTGGTCAATGCCGATGGCAGTCTGGGGCCACGCAACGACGTACTGCTGGCCGGGTTGTTCCACAAGATGGGCTGGCGCGGCACCACCTCGACAGCGCTGAATTTCGGCGACAACGGACACTGTGTCGGCTACCTGGTGGGCAAGCCGCACCAGGGGCTGGCCTGCATGTTCCAGATGATGAACGAAGCCCGCATCGGGGTCGGCATGGGCGCGGTAATGCTCGGTTACGCGGGCTACCTGTACTCGCTCGAGTACGCGCGCCAGCGGCCGCAAGGACGTCTGGTCGATAACAAGGACCCGACCACCGCTGCCGTACCGATCATCGGCCATAGCGATGTAAAGCGCATGCTGCTGACCCAGAAAGCCTACGTCGAAGGCGCCTTCGACCTGGGTCTGTACGCGGCGCGGCTGTTCGATGAAACCCAGAGCGGCGAAACCGAGGCGCAGCGTCAACACGCACATGAATTGCTCGATTTGCTGACCCCGATCGTCAAATCCTGGCCCTCGGAGTTCTGCCTCAAGGCCAATGAACTGGCGATCCAGATCCTCGGTGGCCACGGTTATATCCGCGAATACCCGGTCGAACAGTATTACCGCGACAACCGTCTGAACCCGATTCACGAAGGCACCCACGGCATCCAGTCGCTCGACCTGCTCGGCCGCAAGCTGGCGCAGAACGGTGGCGCCGGGCTCAAGCAACTGGTGCGCCTGATTGCCGGGACCTGCGAGCAGGCGCGCGCATTCGCCAGCCTGGATCACCTGCGCACGCCGCTGGAGCAATTGCAGGTTCGCCTGCAGAGCGTAACGCTGGGCCTGCTCGGCGACCTGGCTCAAGGTCATGTCAACAGCGCCCTGGCCAACTCCGCGCTGTACCTCAAAGCCTTTGGTCACTGCGTGATCGGCTGGCGCTGGCTGGAGCAGGCGATCCGCGCCGAACAAGGACTGGCTCAAGGCAATCCGGCCGACCAAGACTTCTATCAGGGCAAATTGCAGGCCGCGCGTTATTTCCTGACCTGGGAAGTGCCGGGCTGCCATAATGAGCTGGCATTGCTCGAGGCCCGCGACGATACCTGCCTGAGCATGCGCGACGAGTGGTTCTGAGGGGGAACCACCGTACACACGGAGGTTTCTTGCATGTTCGAGATGACTGCATTGCTGCGCCAGCGCTTTGCCGCCCTGCGCAGCGGTGCCGAGTTTTTTTCCCTGCGCTATGTGCAGCAGTCCCAGCAGCAACTGTCAGTGCGCAAAAACGTTGCCGAGCCGCCGTTCTTCTTCCGCGATGAAGGGGCCATGCTGACGGTCCGGCTCAAGGGCGTGGAAGCCTACGCCGCCACTGCCGACCTGTCCCAGTCCGGCCTGCAACGCGCCCTGGAACAGGCCGAGCGACTCGCCGCGCAGATTGGCGCACGTGCCCTGCTTGACCTCAGCGAGCAACCGGTAGCCACGCAGCGCAGCGACTATCGCTCGCCAAACCTCGAACAGCCCTTGCCATCCCTGGCCGACTGCTATGACCTGCTCGCCGGTGAGTCGAACAGTGTGCCCGCCGACAGCCGCCTGGTGAACTGGCAGGCCAGCCTTGGCATCAGCAACGTCGAACAGATTTACTTGAACACCGCCGGTGCCGAACTGCGCCAGGCTCAACGCTTTATCTATCCAGGCTTCGCAGTCACCGCCTTCGATGGTCAGGACAGCCAGAGCCGCACCCTGGGCCGGGAGAACTTCGGCCAGCAGGGCGGCCTGGATGTCATCGAACGCTGCGGCCTGGTTGGCGCTGGCGTCAAGGTCGCCGACCAGGCGCTGCAACTGCTGCTGGCGCCCAATACCCCGAGCGGCGTGCGCGATCTGCTGTTGATGCCGGACCAGATGATGCTGCAGATCCATGAGTCCATCGGTCACCCGCTGGAAATGGACCGCATCCTTGGCGACGAGCGCAACTACGCCGGTACCAGCTTCGTCAAAGCCAGTGACTTCGGCACTCTGCAATACGGCTCGAAACTGCTCAACGTGACCTTCGACCCGACCATCGGCGAAGAACTGGCCAGCTACAGCCATGACGACGACGGCAGTGCTGCCAGCAAGCAGTTCCTGATCCGCGACGGCTTGCTCCTGCGTCCGCTGGGCGGGGCCTTGTCGCAGTTCCGCTCGGGCCTGGACGGCGTTGCCAACAGCCGCGCCTGTGGCTGGAACCGGGCGCCTATCGATCGCATGGCCAACCTCAATATCGAGCCAGGCGACCAGAGCCTCGAGCAGCTGATCGTCAATATCGAACACGGCATCCTGATGCGCACCAACCGCTCCTGGTCCATCGATGATGCACGCAACAAATTCCAGTTCGGCTGTGAGTGGGGCCAGTTGATCGAAAACGGCGAGCTCAAGGGCGTGGTCAAGAATCCCAACTACCGAGGGATTTCCGCGCAGTTCTGGGGCAACCTCAGCGCGGTTGGCGACGCCAGCACCTTGCAGGTTCTCGGGACGCCGAACTGCGGCAAGGGCGAGCCGAACCAGGTGGTGCGGGTCGGGCACGCCTCACCTGCCTGCGTATTCAGCCAGATCGACGTATTCGGAGGAGACGCCTGATGGCTGCCACCCCACTGCAAAGCTTCCAGAGCCTGGTCGCCAGCCTGCAAAAGCAGGTACGCGCGCCCGAACACTTCACCCTCAGCTACAGTGCCGAACACTCGCAGTTCATTCGCTTCAACCACGCCAAAGTGCGCCAGGCCGGCGAGGTGCAGCAGGCCAGCTGCGTCCTCAAGCTGGTCAAGGACGGGCGCCAGGCTGAGCTGCAGTTCACCCTCGGCAACGACGCCGACGTCGATCAGCAGCGCCTGGCCGAGGCTATCGGGCAACTGCGTCAGACCTTGCCATTGCTTGAAGCCGACCCTTACCTGCAGCTCAACGACAGCGACTGGCAAAGCCACAGCGTGCAAGATCAGACGCTGCCTGAGATAGAACAGGTGCTGGCACAAATCGAGCTCGGCGCCGGCGAACTGGACCTGGTTGGCATCTATGCCGCAGGCCCGATTTGCCGAGGCTTTGCCAGTTCGTTCGGCGCGTTTGGCTGGCACCAGGCCAACAGCTTCAACTTTGACTGGAGCTTGTTCCACAGCAACGGCCAGGCGGTCAAAGCCAACTATGCCGGGCAGCAGTGGAACAGCGACGCCTTTGCCCTGCGCCTGCGCCAGGCACGCGAACAGCTGGAATACCTCGGCCGCCCGCTCAAGACCCTGGCACCCGGCGAGTACCGCGCCTACCTGGCTCCGGCGGCAATCGATGAAATCATGGGCATGCTCTGCTGGGGCGGGTTTTCCGCGCAGTCGCTGGCGACCAAGAACAGTCCGTTGCAACGCCTGTACGCCGGTGATGCGCGCCTGAATCCGCTGGTCAGCATTGCCGAGCAGGTCAGCGGCTCGTTGAGCCCGGCGTTTTCCGACGAGGGCACGCCGCGCAGCGATTTGCGCCTGATCGAGCAAGGCCAGGGGCTCGACCGCCTGATCTGCGCCCGCAGCGCCGCCGAGTTCGAGTTGGCGGCCAACGGTGCCGACGGGCATGAGTCACCTTGCGCCCTGAGCATGGCCGCTGGCGACCTCGAACAGCGCGACATCCTCAGTCGCCTGGGCACTGGCCTGTACATCAGCAACCTCTGGTACCTGAACTTCTCCGACCTGCCGGCCGCGCGCATGACCGGCCTGACCCGCTTCGCCACGTTCTGGGTCGAGGACGGACAGATCCAGGCACCGGTCAGCACCATGCGCTTTGATGACAGCGTCTACAGTTTGTTGGGTTCACAACTGGAGGCTCTGACCGCAGAGCGGGAGTTGATTCTGTCGACCAGTACTTACGGCCAAAGGCAGACCAGTTCGAGCCATTTGCCGGGGGCTTTGGTTAAACGCCTGACGTTGACATTGTGATTAGCCTATCGCGGGGCAAGCCCGCTCCCACCGGGGTTGAGACTGTGGGAGCGGGCTTGCCCCGCGATAGCCCCCTGAAGGATTAGACAAAAAGCCATGCCCAACCGCGCCCCGCTGGACCCTGTCACCGCCCGCTGGATCCCCTGGGTCGTAGCCATCGCCTTCTTCATGCAGTCGCTGGACGGCACCATCCTCAACACCGCCCTGCCGGCCATGGCCCGCGACTTGGCCGAAGACCCGCTGCGCATGCAGTCGGTGATCATCGCCTACATGCTCACCGTAGCCCTGCTGATCCCTGCCTCGGGCTGGATCGCCGACCGCTTCGGCACCAAACGGATCTTCTTCGGCGCCATTTTGCTGTTCAGTTTCGGCTCGCTGCTCTGCGCCCTGGCCGAAAGCCTGAGCATGCTGGTAGCGGCGCGGGTGGTCCAGGGCCTGGGCGGCGCCTTGATGCTGCCGGTCGGAAGGCTGGTGGTGCTGCGCGCCTACCCGCGTTCGGAGCTGGTGCGGATCATGAGCTTCATCACCATCCCCGGTCTGCTCGGTCCGCTGCTGGGCCCGACCATGGGCGGCTGGCTGGTGGAAATCCTCAGCTGGCACTGGATCTTCCTGCTCAACCTGCCGGTCGGTGTCATCGGCTGTTACGCCGTCTGGCGCTTCATCCCCGACCTGCGTGGCAGCGAGCGCACGCGCTTCGACGGCGTCGGCTTTGTGCTGTTCGGTGCGGCCATGGTGCTGATCACCATTGCCATGGAAGGCCTGGGCGAACTGCACCTGCCACACCTGCGGGTGATGTTGTTGCTGTTCGCCGGTATGGCGTGCCTAGCGGCTTACTGGCTGCGCGCAGGCAGCGTCGACAATCCGCTGTTTTCGCCCAGGCTGTTTCGCACCCGGACCTTCTCCGTCGGCATCCTCGGCAACCTGTTCGCCCGTCTGGGCAGTGGCGCCCTGCCGTTTCTGGTGCCGTTGCTGTTGCAGGTAGCCCTGGGTTACTCGCCGGCACAGGCCGGTATGAGCATGATTCCCCTGGCGGCGGCAGCGATGCTGGCCAAATCCATCGCCCGGCCACTGATCGAACGCTTCGGCTACCGCACCATCCTCACCGGCAACACCCTGTTGCTCGGCCTGTTGCTGGCCAGTCTGGGGCTGGTGGACGAGCAAACGCCCTATGCCCTGCTGCTGTTCCAGCTGGGTCTGCTCGGCGCGGTGAACTCCATGCAGTTCACGGCGATGAACACGGTGACCCTGATCGACCTCGACGACGCCAGCGCCAGCAGTGGCAACAGCCTGCTGTCGGTGGTGGCGCAGCTGTCCCTGAGCCTTGGCGTGGCGTGTGCCGGCGCACTGCTCGGCGGCTTCACGGCGTCGGGCAGTGCCGAAGGCATCGAGAGCACGCTGGGCGCGTTTCAGCTGACCTTCCTGACGATCGGTCTGATGGCCATGCTGGCCGCCGCGATCTTCATGCAGCTGTCGAGGACGGACGGAAGGCGTGCCCCTCGTCCGGAACCGGAGATCGAGCCTTAGGGCTAATGGCGTCGAGGCTGGTACACTGCGCGACATTTTGTTTTGCAGGCCCGCCTCGTGACCACCATTGCCACCGCCTTCGCCACCTTGCCGCTGTCCGCCGCCATGCTGGCCAACCTGGACGCCCTCGGCTACGCCCAGATGACCCCGATCCAGGCCCAGAGCCTGCCGGTAATCCTCAAGGGCATGGACCTGATCGCCCAGGCCAAGACCGGCAGTGGCAAGACCGCTGCATTCGGCATCGGCCTGCTCAACCCGATCAACCCGCGCTACTTCGGTTGCCAGGCCCTGGTCCTGTGCCCGACCCGCGAGCTGGCTGACCAGGTGGCCAAAGAGCTGCGCCGTCTGGCCCGCGCCGAAGACAACATCAAGATCCTGACCCTGTGCGGCGGTGTGTCCCTGGGCCCGCAGATTGCTTCGCTGGAACACGGCGCGCATATCATCGTCGGCACCCCGGGCCGCATTCAGCAGCACCTGAGCAAAGGCACCCTGGTGCTCGACGGTCTCAACACGCTGATTCTCGATGAAGCCGACCGTATGCTCGACATGGGCTTCTACGACGCCATCGCCGACATCATCGGACAAACCCCGAAGCGCCGTCAGACCCTGCTGTTCTCGGCGACCTATCCGTCGGGCATCAAGCAGCTGGCCTCGACCTTCATGCGTGACCCGCAGACCGTCAAGGTCGAAACCCTGCACGCCGACAGCCAGATCGAACAGCATTTCTACGAAATCACTCCAGAGCAGCGCATGGAGGCGGTCACCAAGGTGCTCGGCCACTTCCGCCCGCAATCGTGCGTAGCGTTCTGCTTCACCAAGCAGCAATGCCAGGAGCTGGTCGAGCACCTGCAGGCCAAGGGCATTTCCGCTCAAGCGCTGCATGGCGACCTCGAGCAGCGCGACCGTGACCAGGTCCTGACCCTGTTCGCCAACCGCAGCCTGTCGGTGCTGGTGGCAACCGACGTCGCCGCCCGTGGTCTGGACATCGATGCCCTGGACATGGTCATCAACGTCGAACTGGCTCGCGATGCCGAGATTCATGTGCACCGCGTTGGCCGTACCGGCCGTGCCGGCGAGAAAGGTCTGGCCATCAGCCTGGTCGCCCCGGCCGAAGGCCACCGTGCCCAGGCCATCGAAGACATTCAGAAAGCCGCGCTGCGCTGGGAACAGCTGGACAGCCTCAAGGCTCAGAACGGCGCTCCGCTGCTACCGACCATGAGTACCCTGTGCATTGCTGCCGGGCGCAAAGACAAACTGCGCCCGGGCGATATCCTCGGCGCCTTGACCGGCGACGCCGGGTTGCCGGGCACCCAGGTGGGCAAGATCGCCATTTTCGACTTCCAGGCCTTTGTTGCGGTGGAACGCGCGGTCGCCAAACAAGCGCTGCAGCGTCTGAACAATGGCAAAATCAAGGGCCGGTCGCTACGGGTGCGCATCGTCTGAGCTGTTTGTTGAATTTACTGGCCTGATCGCGGGGCAAGCCCGCTCCCACCGACTGTGGGAGCGGGCTTGCCCCGCGATAGTCTCACCACCGTTGCAGGGGATTTGCAGTGCGTTCCACCGAAGTGATCATCATTGGCGCTGGCGCCGCCGGCCTGATGTGTGCCCTGACTGCCGCCGGTCGCGGCCGCCGGGTACTGTTGCTCGACCACGCCAA encodes the following:
- the putP gene encoding sodium/proline symporter PutP — protein: MSFSNPITITFVIYIAAMVMIGFMAYRSTNNLSDYILGGRSLGSVVTALSAGASDMSGWLLMGLPGAIYMSGLSEAWIAIGLTVGAYLNWLFVAGRLRVQTEHNGDALTLPDYFASRFEDHSGLLRIISAIVILVFFTIYCASGIVAGARLFESTFGMSYETALWAGAAATIAYTFVGGFLAVSWTDTVQATLMIFALILTPVIVLIATGGVDTTFLAIEAQGAGNFDMFKGATFIGIISLMGWGLGYFGQPHILARFMAADSVKSIANARRISMTWMILCLAGTCAVGFFGIAYFSAHPDVAGPVTENHERVFIELAKILFNPWIAGVLLSAILAAVMSTLSCQLLVCSSALTEDFYKTFLRKNASQVELVWVGRLMVLAVALIAIALAANPENRVLGLVAYAWAGFGAAFGPVVLISVLWKGMTRNGALAGIIVGAVTVILWKKFDTMGLYEIIPGFILASLAIFVFSKLGSPSKAMVSRFETADAAYHAGK
- the putA gene encoding trifunctional transcriptional regulator/proline dehydrogenase/L-glutamate gamma-semialdehyde dehydrogenase; amino-acid sequence: MATTTLGVKLDDPTRERLKAAAQSIDRTPHWLIKQAIFNYLEKLEGGATLTELNGQSIINGDEAGEILGDHSHQCFLEFAESILPQSVLRSAITAAYRRPEPEVVPMLLEQARLPAAMAEATNKLAAGIAEKLRNQKSAGGRAGIVQGLLQEFSLSSQEGVALMCLAEALLRIPDKGTRDALIRDKISTGNWQPHLGNSPSLFVNAATWGLLLTGKLVSTHNESGLTSSLSRIIGKSGEPMIRKGVDMAMRLMGEQFVTGETIAEALANASKFEAKGFRYSYDMLGEAALTEHDAQKYLASYEQAIHSIGKASHGRGIYEGPGISIKLSALHPRYSRAQYERVMDELYPRLLSLTLLAKQYDIGLNIDAEEADRLELSLDLLERLCFEPQLTGWNGIGFVIQAYQKRCPYVIDYVIDLARRSRHRLMIRLVKGAYWDSEIKRAQVEGLEGYPVYTRKVYTDVSYIACARKLLSVPEVIYPQFATHNAHTLSAIYHIAGQNYYPGQYEFQCLHGMGEPLYEQVVGKVADGKLNRPCRVYAPVGTHETLLAYLVRRLLENGANTSFVNRIADQSISIQELVADPVATIEQMATQEGNTGLPHPRIPLPRDLYGAERANSAGIDMANEHRLASLSCALLATAHNDWKAAPMLGCASSNEAAAPVLNPSDHRDVVGHVQEATVADVDNAIQCALNAAPIWQATPPAERAAILERAADLMEAEIQPLMGLLAREAGKTFANAIAEVREAVDFLRYYAVQARNDFSNDAHRPLGPVVCISPWNFPLAIFSGQVAAALAAGNPVLAKPAEQTPLVAAQAVRLLLEAGIPEGVVQLLPGRGETVGARLVGDDRVKGVMFTGSTEVARLLQRNIAGRLDAQGRPIPLIAETGGQNAMIVDSSALTEQVVIDVVSSAFDSAGQRCSALRVLCLQEDSADRVIEMLKGAMAESRLGNPERLNVDIGPVIDAEAKAGIEKHIQGMRDKGRSVYQVAIANGEEIKRGTFVMPTLIELESFDELQREIFGPVLHVVRYNRKNLDQLIEQINASGYGLTLGVHTRIDETIAKVIDTVNAGNVYVNRNIVGAVVGVQPFGGEGLSGTGPKAGGPLYLYRLLSTRPADAIEQSFQRTDAGNAPDTRLRDELSKPLQALKAWAASNQLNELGSLCEQFAKQSQSGISRLLAGPTGERNSYTILPREHVLCLAEVEADLLTQLAAVLAVGSSAVWPEGELTKTLRNRLPKDVQARIKLVGDWTKDEVVFDAVLHHGHSDQLRAVCEQVAKRAGAIVGVHGLSSGETSIALERLVIERALSVNTAAAGGNASLMTIG
- a CDS encoding acyl-CoA dehydrogenase; the encoded protein is MSETLLSARNLAFELYEVLDAEALTQRPRFAEHNRETFDAALNTARTIAEKYFAPHNRKGDEHEPRYENGEALLIPEVKPAIDAFLEAGFLNATRDFEAGGMQLPTLLSQACFAHFQAANAGTTAYPFLTMGAANLIESFGSDEQKRLFLQPMIEGRFFGTMALTEPHAGSSLADIRTRAEPASDGSYRLRGNKIFISGGDHPLSENIVHMVLAKLPDAPPGVKGISLFIVPKFLVNADGSLGPRNDVLLAGLFHKMGWRGTTSTALNFGDNGHCVGYLVGKPHQGLACMFQMMNEARIGVGMGAVMLGYAGYLYSLEYARQRPQGRLVDNKDPTTAAVPIIGHSDVKRMLLTQKAYVEGAFDLGLYAARLFDETQSGETEAQRQHAHELLDLLTPIVKSWPSEFCLKANELAIQILGGHGYIREYPVEQYYRDNRLNPIHEGTHGIQSLDLLGRKLAQNGGAGLKQLVRLIAGTCEQARAFASLDHLRTPLEQLQVRLQSVTLGLLGDLAQGHVNSALANSALYLKAFGHCVIGWRWLEQAIRAEQGLAQGNPADQDFYQGKLQAARYFLTWEVPGCHNELALLEARDDTCLSMRDEWF